In Rhopalosiphum padi isolate XX-2018 chromosome 3, ASM2088224v1, whole genome shotgun sequence, the genomic stretch tttaacgatattattattattataattgctagTAGTCGTTATTAGCATAATACTATTACGGTATATCATATACTTTTGAACaggtatatgttatattatgttatcgtcATGTTGTATGGAGTATATACGCACTGTGTACGCGTTattgttattagtgttattacttattgctaATTActtagtatatatgtatatctatcgATATTTCTAATCGTACCTACCTAttgtctatattaatattatggcgACGAGtgatcacacacacacaatattattatatagtgacgTGAGACGGTCACAGCGGTTCTCCGCCCCGCCAGTTCCGGTTACCGCCACATGCCGTCGGCTCGGCGGCATAACAACTTGCGAAGACGGcaagtgaatataatatgtacctacctatataataggaGTACACTAGCTGGTAGGTATAGTGAGTAAtatgatactattataataatattatgcacgctGCACCAGCTGCAGTAGGGCCCGGTGTTGAAACCcgtagtgttataataatattacgacttaggtatacatatatatatataggtattaggtacgaatatttttttctatttaattgtaCGTATATAAGTAGGCACTCGCGTCGTAGGCAAAtacgattaattatttatcgcGAAGGCGTAAAGACAAAATgtgcgttttatttttatcatcaataGCAATAAGTATTTCGTACTGCTATCGGGTtcgatgttttaaaattttaaatgtttttttgtattcGTTCATTTAACCGAATATAATTTCGAACGAGTGTACGTCTAAGGATTTCATGAATCACCgagattattacttttaaactttCTCGTATTTGAATAATACGAATTCCAATAATTTCGTGTCATTGAACTTGAATAAACTCGgtgtaaaaagtttttatacatatattaaaacagTCCCTTGTCGCTAGACATACTATAAAttgggtatttttaatttggacTTACAAGATgttggaataatattatcaacatattACGCATTTTACAATCGCATCGAAAACCTGTTTTCATGTCTTCGTTCGGTTCTTCATCATGATTTTGTTGTTGACctacgttatatattttttagtttattttttacccATCATCAATACAGgtgatacatatataatagacgtgacaattaataaattgtagaaaatattaaaataacactatttgttggtatctaattatttggtattaatgtattaggtACTGCATCTATTTTcactttttaagtataattgtgtacaaaatttaaagaaggtagatattatgcaatattatagaACATTTCATACGCAGgtgtatatttatagtatatttaatatagatgcATTAACTTCATAAATTAGTTTTAGAATAATAAgacttctaaaaatattaaagcaaattattttttctgatttcATCATAAGGTGTAACAATCACttacactaataataaattataatatatggtatacctaattattaaatatatattatgacaaaattaataaataattcgtaATAACTATTGCAATTTGCTTGTGAGTTGCAGCCTTCTAGGATTAGCTAAAACTTTATGgtaaataaaatgtcaatatgatatatttaacttttataaaatatgtttgaagtGGTGTCACTGGACGCCTCCTTCTCTCAAGCCTTCAtgttcttttttgttttttttttttttcgtttaagtttttttttctcaaatttacttattgtattatatgtatacagattgtaaatattcatttaataaaaaaaaaaaaaaaaatatgtaaaatattaacttaattcaAAGAAATATAACAAagacataaaatacaatattaagtatGAATATTATGTGTTAGGTACGTCtgtacttaaaattgtataatataagttaaaatagttaGGTACACGTTAtcgtaaacaataattgttgataaaatctttataagtacgcatatatatatataatataagatatattacatatttataaaggtatttgtgaatttatatttgaacatttattttcaggttctttaataaatttaataaaagtatacaataacatttttttttctaaagtaaggtttaagtaatttttaaaagtattttaagtaccATTATATGTTTTagaatatacattgtattacccaataatatatacttacccAACATTCAAATGGGCGAATGTAAGTTCCTACGCGAGACATATCAggtaaaaaatacatatgttaTTAGTTCctacacaataaaataaggtatatatgctgtaagttcctacacggtataaaataggtacatattatgtaagttcTTAAACTACACacattttgtattcaataattgtaaaaatactatattttatataatactataatttataagttgtcAATCTGatgatattatcatacattttaatataataaaaaaatcaaagaaaaaaaatttgacgTGGTTTATTTTGGGAACttaagtgtttaaaataattatattggttaATTTTGCTTGTTAAGTGCTCTAcaatattttcacaatattttctttttcggCATACTTTTGATTGATTTTAGTTTTAGTGTGACTATCTGCAGTTCTTATTTTTATGATGTATGTTTACTTGAAAAAGTTTGAGAATTTCAATAACttctattgaaatattatattaaaatgtataaaaatgaaatgtactatgatattttaatttttttaaaacagtatcatcagtttaataacttataatattatataaaatatagtatatttttttacatacgtACCTACCTGCCGTACCTGTATTCAACCGTGTAGAAACCAACATATGTATACTTTTTCTTTAACATATAGGAACTTGCACATTACATATGTAGGAATTAACGTATGTAAGTTTTTACCTACTACTCTCGTGTAGGAATTTACGATTCTCCATACAAATCCTATTCATAAGATCCTAAAAAAAACAGTACATACttggtattttttattgtaacgcaaaaatataatctatccATATAATAGGGTCAATAGAgacaatgatataatttaaaataaaacatatacatatttttatacaattaattaattatttgaatgattttttttttaattattgtcttCTACgcgtacatataaataataaatattgtaaaagtacaaattaattttaaaataattgaattaattaaaaattacaccaAGAACGTAATCAATacgcataaaataaattaaaacgtatcacgttatacttataagttataagctaTAACTTATTATGTTGCATCTTACATCTTGTAAGACTTAAGTGTGACACTGACACAAGAGTATAAAATAGCTACACGTTTGAAGATATCTATTGTTtaagtttattacattataaagatATTGTCGTACTGAATACTGATGCGGTTTTGCAGTGTGGCATTATCAGTAGGTATACACTTAATACCATTATTTgagaacaaaatgtatattttattattttatattgttttttagctaggtaataaatttataaaatacatatatggcAAATGAGAGAACGTACGTTCAGTGTTATTGGTAAATTGTCGCCGTAATTATTAGTCTAAGAAACCATTATAACCAAGTGTCCAGGTATACTATTAATCAGTTATTtcgatattttatgaatatttaatatattattttgtttttttgagaGATATTTTATTCACTGCAATGAAAAATACTTTTGGTAAAAcagactttttttaattttcattcaaattGCTTATTTACAAATCTTGGTTGTTGTACACAATGTTCactgtaaataaaacaaaattatattcatcTATCTAAGAAACTAAGAACAAAATCACAttttccaataataaaataaattgtatagtaccatatttaaaattgattattcgttggttttggtattttattatttgaacggGAAATCGTAATTTCCTACACAAGGGGTAACAGGTAAAGAATTACATACGTTAATTCCTACATATGTGATGTGTAAGTTCCTATACGAAAAAAAGGTACGTATGTTAGTTCCTACACGGCGAAAGACAGAtacatatgtaaaaatattatatttaataatattatattataagttaggtactctacattttttatattattataactataagttgTCAAACTgatgatatgaaaataatatcattcagaagaatataatagtgtacagtaaatgaagaaataatataaccacataataaataaattattattatattaaaatgtataacagtattatatatgATACAACTGATGTTTcgattgataacttataaattatatataataatataagctgtATACAGGAACTTacgtaaatatctatttttttctgTGTAGAAACTTacatatttacctatttttactgtataggaacttacataatatgaacattattaattattattctatcgtgtaggaactaacataatatgtatttttttcacctGCTATAAGTATCGTGTAGGAACCCAAGAAAAACAGGCCTTTTTTATGTATCAATTTTGTAACCACACTATTTgacttttttccaattttttttcacagataTGTTCTAAATACATTCTGAGTGTCACCACTTTAcccgatttttcatttttttttgtctgaggATGGGGAGAGAGGGGTTTGTATTTAAAGGTTACAGTTTTTTAGCgtgtcatttaaataattttacgatttttttttcacaaggtTGTACCAAATGACCCAAagagtaattattttaagagttattatttccaatttaattgtatttgtcatttaagttataaatatcataaatgaagtttaattataaaaaatattacacattacaTGACTAggctttaaatagtttaattttaataagaaaaccaATTTATATATGAATCGATTACTTAATAACACACGAGCGAAGTTGGGTTATTCAGctagtataatatacgagtaggtatgtaggtttagttattagtattttataatcagaCATCCatttaggtaaataatttaaagagttatcgaaaacaaaaaaataggtAGGTGAGTTACCCTAGCAttcttaagaaaaaatgttccaagaaaaattatatcatttgttTAATAACCATTCTTAACTACACATTTGGAATTCGTAACTTAATCTTCAACGTGGCAAATTTGCTAGAGAAATGAACTTGGTTCTAAATCagcacaatttattaatttaatagtaatttaaataaaaacttttcggtaattaattaacttttagtgttaaaatttattagtgATCTTTGTAAAATTGCTGGAtaccaaaaagtattaatttatattatttattctgttaaactgtcaactatattaatttattaagataatattacaatattataggtactaatactagactattgtacatttattgataaaaataattcagtaattaatagtacaatcatattattttggttttaactTCATACTCATCTTTTATTGTTTTACCGAATTTTATTTTCCAGGAGACAGACATTTAATTTAGAACACAAGAACAGAAAAGTTCAAACtatatgtgaaaataatatataaaaaaacctaaAGATTTTTTctgaagaataatataataatatttgggtTAAATATTtgggaaatattttatattattgtttttttttcacgtacatttttatttaaaacaaaaacaaattttaatacttaacacataaaaactttgttaatttttggattttctcaatcattcaaaatattatagttttaagtttaaaattgctttcctaaataaatagatatcttGGGATAGTATATTTTGGTTTGGTGTCCACGATATGTATTCCTGTATTGTATtcctcaatattatataaaatatatagtaattatcctgttactaataaaaatttcGTCTCTGTCATACTCTGGCACATATGAAACTTCATCCCTTTCATGGAATTCGATACACGTTCTcttgagaaaataaaattacgctTAAACCCTAGAAGATCTCGAATGATGGTTCGTGTGACGTGTTTAAGCTAAGATTATAGCTTACGTTCACGGTCTAATTATTCTTTGCTATTTATTTGAGTCTCTTCTTTGTTATATACCTACAGTAAAGGATTTTATTGAAAAGATTAAAGCAAAGTATGGGAATGAATATCaaacataatttcaataataatacgatttgttCACAGGTACACACTATAATTGGTTCTGTgcgatattttattgtataaagttTAAGGTTAAGTATACATCATGGTAAATTTGTTAACatttatgttacataatatgtaaataacttgagttttttttttgtaaaagaaaaatgaatttcaaatttatgtccagaatttatttaatattctaatatttaaaatctataatgtgCATTAACAATCTCTACAATTccgattataaaatagtatacgaAATACTGATAGtagttttgatattttctactttattatagttattattcaaatgccacagaaaatataacaattcaaGAAGTAAACAACGGAGcgtctaaaatctaaataggAACAAACACACTGACAGTTAAAATCTTCGTTTCACTAAATCCTtaggataatattatgacgaGGCCAAGGCGAAAGGAGCACACACAACATTGCggtattactatattaggtatataataatattgcgatTGAAGGCGGCGCGACGTTTCGTTGTCGTTTGCAGATCCTGATAGCCACGTGGATAAAATTACCTACCTTCCAACGGGAAAATATTTAGTCTTAATAGTCTTATGCAAACTTATAGTATAGGTTAGAGTGTACGGATGAGATATGACAATCAGTTGCACAGATTAATGTGTTTAGgattttggaaataattattagataggtATGATATTTATAACATGCCATCGAGTATTTTGACggcattatttcaaaaataatattgtgtgggTATTATAATTGCccataatgtgtaaaataactgtattaataactgtaaataattgtaatatttaattatagaatttaatgatTACAAGACGACACGTTAAATTAGATTGTGCATTACTGTTATGCATGTAAAACATAACATTGTAACTAGTAACTACTGTAAAGAgctgaaaaatgtaaatttatgtaaaataaaaataataaaaagaaagcGCCGAAGAGACCGCACTTGActcaaaaaataagaatattgtatcaataatcaatataatatatacttaacattttgtagttattataatattttattttttaaaatggtgctaaataatacttataattacgtaattaatttttactttggtaattttaaaattatacaatactcTATATCTCTATAACATTTTAGTGGTTAATGCATGGAGCACGGgagtctttaaaatatttaaagaaataacgATATTTATgctatgtttttattatgattacatcatttaaaaataaaaagcttaacactattatattaatatcgattaagcttttttatgaatataaattatgtttaaattacattCAACAAGACTTCACCATTCAAATCattcaataaactataaaattatacattaaatttactgAATTGTATGGGTTATATCTtggttatgtaatatatttatacctagatacctatctttattattaataattatatttcatatttagaaTCAACTTTCAGAATCTATcgtgtaaactataataattactaaaatatacttgcatattatgaaatgtatgATTACtctatataatcaataaactaAAGTAATTTTGCTAATTTAGTGTAATttaaattctgaaaatattataatctttagcTAAAAATTCTATATAGTAGATTAAGCTTTGGTCAGAAAAAGTTTTTGAAAGcagtttttattcatatttttcaattagcgTTTGTGAAACTATATGTTTACGATATTATCTAAACATTGCGATGGCCTACATTAATTTCAAACTTGTAATAAActatgtacctattaaatattaaacattagactgacatataataataataaaaaaaaacattactaataaattatatgatttatttaaaaaaaactttagtaAGAATTGGAGgttgaaaaatgatttttttaacacaaacaCAGTCGTATAGTAAACTAACAAAaaagttgttaatattatatataatactaataatagtatagtaataataatataaccataaaaGCTgagtaacttttataaaaaaacaatcaattgTAGACTATCAGGTATTAGTTTTATTGTAAAGAAAACACAATAAatgacaaacaaatataattaatgtatttattacacCGTTGAAATCGAagcaaaaagatattttttgttttggtaGAATGAGTTAATCtcgaaacaatttttaaattagtcatAAGAATTCTAACTTATTTACTTTCCCCACCTCTGAAAGATTCCCATTCTTTGACATTTGCAATTAGCTCCCCAAAGATTGCAACGACATGAACTACTGTTACAGCAGTACTTGCGTCTGTGATCGCAGTTTCCTCCTCTTGGTACACAATATCtacgaaatattttatgagttgaCGGTTTCCTTATTCaacaaaaaatagataaaacagaaaatgttaactattatattatttccataaaaaatgcTTTTCAATTGCGTGTAACAAATTAATTCGATGAAGAAATTATTACTGCATGTATGGTGGTTCTTACCTTTTTTGTATATCAGGAAAAGCTAATACCAATCCTTCGTCTTCCACATCCTTATCCATGTAATCTTCCATGTCTGTAAATAGTGCAACTTCATTTTcttctaaaacaaaaattaaagtatacctatctatacatgatttccattttttttaaatacattttactataataacatatttgataaaatatagagttattaaaattttattttcaataatttttaagtagaaCAATCTaagaaatcataaaataataattgtaatattctcATAAATTATATGTCTTATTTGTATACgtcaattttatatatgttactGTTTAAGTGTCGAAATCAGATAGTTTATGACATacctaagtaatatattatgaaataactaAAACGTGTAGGtggtaatgtattaaatttatatctcgactactaattattttatacattatctgGCATCACTTATTCACTTCGTTAATGTTTTGTTCTCGTTTGTAATCGTTCAAATTGTACAAACTATGATCACCGATAACGCTCGGTCGTCCGGGCGACATCTTATCTTCCGTCTCGGTTAGATCTACtcgaatcaaatataataattagtgctCAGCTCCAGTAGACAATATTCGTGTACATATTTTATCGTGTTATTAAAAGATAATCGTTTAGTAATAgcattcattatatataatcaatggtaatagtTTTACAGTCATACGTGTTCACTGtacttatagaaaaaaatgaataatgtagAACTCTAAATAATATCCACAGTATTCTTCCGTGtacaaaaaagtattaattatatttaaaattttaaaaaaatattataaattataatatattttgaattgaaatgtattttatattttaataacggaaatcaaactaaaaattatatagaataactaGATATTGTACGGAATAATTAGTTAAAAgataattttcaagtattattCTATACTTAAACTAACATTCATAGGTAATTCTAATTCATAAACCacctaattaatttataaaataacaggATTAAACACTTCACTGTAACATATACGCTATttgtatcatttaatttt encodes the following:
- the LOC132924588 gene encoding uncharacterized protein LOC132924588 isoform X1, encoding MKFFITIFMVFHISFIVLQMKSTASPLDNYSDKDSYEENEVALFTDMEDYMDKDVEDEGLVLAFPDIQKRKPSTHKIFRRYCVPRGGNCDHRRKYCCNSSSCRCNLWGANCKCQRMGIFQRWGK
- the LOC132924588 gene encoding uncharacterized protein LOC132924588 isoform X2, which codes for MKFFITIFMVFHISFIVLQMKSTASPLDNYSDKDSYENEVALFTDMEDYMDKDVEDEGLVLAFPDIQKRKPSTHKIFRRYCVPRGGNCDHRRKYCCNSSSCRCNLWGANCKCQRMGIFQRWGK